A DNA window from Dehalococcoidia bacterium contains the following coding sequences:
- a CDS encoding pilus assembly protein TadG-related protein has protein sequence MGLHLRNAGDSRRRRRWREAGNVIIMAALFMAVLMGFGAMAVDVGVMMWQRRELQNVADAAALAGVQELPNDPSAAVAVATDYARRNGVDRGGWRLESVDLLPAGCTAQARNCTSLAVRVSHRDAPFLLARVLGFTTTNVKASATASIQSPNTAGNAMPWAMKESVRRNARYGDVVTIKYSAQGGDHGNFGALAVPNDRCGGSHGANLYRCNIQNGATVEVGHTYDTEPGNMRGPTQQGMQARLNATDPLCDSFNEVFEQTGSGQWRFRSERCNPWSPAGQGSKRVVLIPVVSDSDLRGRSQVTVLGFALAFLEDFQCRSGNDCDVDVRFVQAVLSPGEDMEFVPGTPLSDIRVPRLTN, from the coding sequence GTGGGCCTCCACCTCCGGAACGCTGGCGATAGCCGCCGCAGGCGCCGCTGGCGGGAGGCAGGCAACGTCATCATCATGGCCGCCCTGTTCATGGCCGTGCTGATGGGGTTCGGGGCCATGGCCGTGGACGTGGGCGTCATGATGTGGCAGCGGCGGGAGTTGCAGAACGTGGCCGATGCGGCCGCCCTGGCGGGCGTTCAGGAGCTACCCAACGACCCGTCCGCTGCCGTGGCCGTGGCCACCGACTACGCCCGGCGCAACGGCGTGGACCGGGGCGGCTGGCGACTGGAGTCGGTAGACCTGCTGCCGGCCGGGTGTACGGCCCAGGCACGGAACTGCACGTCGCTGGCGGTGCGAGTATCCCATCGCGACGCCCCCTTCCTTCTAGCTAGGGTGCTGGGGTTCACCACTACCAACGTGAAGGCGTCGGCCACGGCATCGATTCAGTCGCCCAATACGGCGGGTAACGCGATGCCGTGGGCCATGAAGGAATCGGTCCGCCGCAACGCTCGCTACGGCGATGTGGTGACCATCAAGTACAGCGCCCAGGGTGGCGACCATGGCAACTTCGGCGCCCTGGCCGTCCCCAACGACCGCTGCGGTGGCAGCCACGGTGCCAACTTGTACCGTTGCAACATCCAAAACGGCGCCACGGTAGAGGTGGGCCACACCTACGATACGGAGCCGGGCAACATGCGCGGCCCCACTCAACAGGGGATGCAGGCCCGCCTGAACGCCACCGACCCCCTGTGCGACTCCTTCAACGAGGTGTTCGAGCAGACGGGCAGCGGTCAGTGGCGCTTCCGCAGCGAGCGCTGCAACCCCTGGTCGCCCGCTGGTCAGGGCAGCAAGCGGGTGGTGCTGATACCGGTAGTATCCGACAGCGACCTGCGAGGCCGCTCCCAGGTGACCGTGCTGGGTTTCGCGCTGGCCTTCCTGGAGGACTTTCAGTGCCGGAGCGGCAACGACTGCGATGTGGACGTGCGGTTCGTACAAGCCGTCCTGTCGCCCGGCGAAGATATGGAGTTCGTCCCTGGAACCCCTCTCAGCGATATCCGTGTGCCGCGGCTCACCAACTGA